GGCGTCGTCAGCGGCATGAGGCACTTCAGAACTTCGTCATGCGGGCCGCAACGCTCGATGATGAGGCCGTCGGCGAAGGCGCGCGCACCGATCTCGTCGGCTTTCGCAGGATCGACGCAGGTAATACCCCGCATCATCCCCCTGCCGCGCGTATCGCGGATATGCGGGCCGAACCGTCCCTCCATCCTCTGAAGGCGGCGGCGCAGATGCTCTCCCTTGGCGGCGATCTCATCGGTGAATTTCGAGGTCTGCCAATAATGCTCGAGCGCGGCAGCGGCCGTGACGAAAGCGTGATTGTTGCCGCGGAACGTGCCGTTGTGCTCGCCCGGCTTCCACACGTCGAACTCACGCTTGATCAAGACGACCGCCATCGGCAGGCCGTAGCCCGACAGGGATTTCGAGAGCGTCACGATATCGGGATGGATCCCCGCTTCTTCGAAGCTGAAGAAGGTGCCGGTGCGGCCGCACCCGGCCTGGATGTCATCGACGATGAAAAGAATGTCGCGGGCTTCGCACATCGCTTTCAGGCGCCGCAGCCACGGGGCGCGCGCAACGTTCAGCCCGCCTTCGCCCTGTACGCATTCGAGGATGACGGCCGCCGGAAGATCGACGCCGCTCGACGGATCGTCGAGCAGGCGCTCGATATACTGAACGGTATCGATATTGGCGCCCAGATAACCGTCATAGGGCATGACGGTCGTGCCCTGCAGCGGCACGCCGGAAGCTTTGCGATGATGCTTATTTCCGGTGGCGGCAAGCGCTCCGAGCGACACGCCGTGAAACCCGTTTGTGAAGGTGATGATGTTGGTGCGGCCGGTGATCTTGCGCGCCAGCTTCATCGCGGCCTCGACCGCATTCGTGCCGGTCGGCCCCGTGAACTGGATGACATAATCGAGTTTGCGCGGTTTCAGGATCGCGCACCACATCGCCTCAATAAACCGCTCTTTGGCGGCCGTATGCAGATCAAGGCTGTGCGTGATGCCATCGCGCTCGATATACTTAATGAGCGCCGATTTCAGAACGGGATTGTTGTGCCCGTAATTGAGAGAGCCGGCCCCGGCGAGGAAGTCGAGATAGCGCCGCCCGTTGACGTCGACGAGTTCTGTGCCGCGGGCACGATCCAGCATGCAGGGAAAGTTGCGCGGATAAGACCGGACCTCCGACTCGAGGAGGCTGAATGTGTTCTTCCTGAGCATGTGTGCCTACTCCGCAGACATTTCCTCATCCAAAGCGCCGAATCCCTATTATTTGCAGGGCTTTCTGCCGCCTCGTATCTGCCGCACCGAATGCTCTCGATTGCCGTTAACTAACAACAACCGCCTCAACTTGACTAAAGCTATACTTACGCCGCTACTCGCTTCAACTAACAAGTTACCGATTAGTTAATACAGCTATCCCGGATTGAGGAACGTGTGAGCGATATTGGCGGCGTACTTACGTGCGACACGTACGACAATCGGATTCGCTGGAAAAAGGGCGAAAGGCTGGACCGCGTCTTCGAGCAGAAATGCGACGAACTCACGGAAAAGCACGGCAAAAGCTTCCCTGCGGTTCTGCTTGAGAGTGGGCCGATTTCCTATGAAGAACTCGATGCGCGAGCCAACAGGCTAGCCCGCTACCTACGGAAACGCGGCCTCAAATCCGGCGCCCGTGTCGGCATCATGCTCAAGCAGAGCGCCGAAACGTACATATCCATGCTGGCGGTCATGAAGCTGAACGCGGCCTATGTGCCGCTGGATGTCAGCTTCCCGCGCGATCGCATCGCGATCATCACCGAAGACGCCGGTGTACGATTCATTATTTCTCTGGCGGAGAACAGCGGATCGTTTGAAGGCATCGGCCTTGAGACCGTGTATGTCGATGAGGAGGCCGCGACAATCGCCCGGTGCTCGCCAAGGCGGCTGAGTACTGCGGAAAAGGGCCCGCCGCGCGAACAGCTCTGCTATGTCATCTATACCTCCGGCTCGACCGGCAAGCCGAAGGGCGTTGCCGTCGATCACCCGAGCATCTGCAACTTCGTCAAGGTCGCTGCTGAAGTTTATGGATATTGCGAAGGCGACCGCGTCTATCAGGGCATGACGATCGCTTTCGACTTCTCGGTCGAAGAGATCTGGGTGCCGCTTCTGGCAGGCGCGACGCTTGTTCCGGGCATCTCCAAAACGGCGCTTGCCGGCTGCGATCTCGCCGATTTTCTGGAAAAGAACCGCATCACCGCCATGTGCTGCGTACCGACGCTGCTGGCGACCATCAACCGCGATCTGCCCGATCTGAAACTGCTGCTTCTCAGCGGCGAGGCCTGTCCGCAGGATCTCGTTTCCCGCTGGTATAGACCCGGCCGAAAATTGCTGAATGTGTACGGACCGACGGAAGCGACCGTCACGGCCACCTGGACGGAGGTGCGCCCGGAAAAGCCGGTCACGATCGGCGTCCCGCTGCCGACCTATCAGATCCTTATTCTGGAAGAGAATGAGGAAAAGCTCGTGCCGCCGGGCGGAACCGGCGAGATCTGCATTGCCGGCATCGGCCTTGCGCGCGGCTATCTCAACCGCGAGGATCTGACCACCAAGGCCTTCATTCCGGATTTTCTGAAACTCGAGAACAATCCCTCGAAACGTCTTTACCGCACAGGCGATCTTGGCCGCATTACCGATGACGGGGAGATCGAATATTTCGGCCGCATCGACACCCAGGTTAAAATTCGCGGCTACCGGATCGAGCTGACGGAAATCGAGTCGGCCCTGATGGAAGTGCCCGAGATCGCACAGGCCGTCGTCAATCCCTGGTCGGAAGATGGCGGTCCTCTCGAACTCGTCGCCTATTGCACGCTGCAGCCGGGCCATGCGCGCCTCGACAATGAGCGCGTCAGCGCACAGCTCAAGGCTCGCCTGCCCCGCTACATGATTCCGGCCTATATCGAAATCCTGCCGGAGATCCCGCTGCTGCCGAGCCACAAGGCCGACCGCAAAAAGCTGCCGCCGCCGTGCGGCCCGCGCTTTACCGCAACAAGCGCCGGGGATCATGTCGCCGCCGAGGGCGCAACCGAAACCCTGATTTCGGACGCGCTCGCCGGCCTGCTCGGCGTCGACAAAGTCTCGGTCGAAGACCACTTCTTCGACACGCTCGGCGCGCACTCTCTTCTGATGGCGCGCCTGTCGTCGGACATCCGCACGCATCTTCCGGGCGCGACCGTCTCGATGCGCGATCTTTACCAGAACCCGACAGTCCGCCAGATCGCCGCGCTGATCGACGGGCAATCCTCGGCGCGCGTTCAGGCGCCGGCGGAAAACTTCGTGCACGCCAACGTGCCATCCGCGACGAATTATTATCTGTGCGGCGCGTTCCAACTCATTTTCTTCCTTGGCTTTATCTGGGCCAATCTCGAAATCGTCGTCTGGTCGTTCGATTTCATGCTGCAGTCCACCGACATCGTGGACATGTATCTGCGCGCCGTCGCTCTGAATGTCATGCTGTTCTTCGGTTATTCGGCGCTTCCGGTTGTGGCGAAATGGGTCGTCGTCGGAACCTGGAAGGAAGACACATTCCCGATCTGGGGCGCGAAATATTTTCGCTTCTGGGTCGTCAAGACCCTGATGTCCTTCAATCCGATCCTGCTGTTCCGCTCGACGCCGCTCTTTAATCTTTACCTCCGGCTGCTCGGCGCCCGCATCGGCAAGAACGTCGTCATCCTGTCGCAGTCCTTCCCGCTCTGTACGGACCTGATCGATATCGGCGACGATACGGTTCTGCGCAATTATTCGATCCTCACCGGCTACCGCGCCCAGGCCGGCTATATCGATACCGGCCCGGTCACCATCGGCAAAGGCGCGGTCGTCGGCGAACACAGCATGGTCGATATCGGCGCAAGCCTGGGCGATGGCGGCCGCCTTGCCCATGCCTCGCTCCTGCCCGCCGGCGCCAGCATTCCCGAGGGCGCGACATTTCAGGGCTCGCCGGCCCGCCAGTGCCAGTCCCGGCCGGCCGAGGCCGAACCGCGCAAAATGACGGCGGTCCGCAAGACGCTCTATGTCGGCTTTCATCTCGGCTCGACGCTGTTCTGGGTGTTCCCGGTTCTGCCGCTCACCATCTATTTCTTCTTCCCCGAACTCTTCGGACAGAGCCTTGCGACGGTCGCTTCGCGGCTTCCGCAATTCTCGCCCGTGATTTTCGGCATCATTCTCGCGGCAACTGCCGGCCTCATGGTGGCGCTTCTGATCGTTGCGCTCGTGCGCGTCTGGGCCATTCCGCGGCTTCTCAATCTTCTGCTGCGCGAGGGCGTCACCTACCCGCTTTACGGCCTGCGCTATTTCGCCTTCCGGATGATGACGGCGGCGAGCAATCTCGATTATTTCAACACGCTGTTCGGCGACAGCTCCTACATCGTTCATTATCTCAGGCTGATCGGCGTCGATCTGTCGACGGTCATTCAGACGGGCTCGAATTTCGGCTCGTTCCAGCGCTTCGATTCGCCATTCCTCTGCAAAGTCGGCAGCGGCACCATGGTGTCGAGCACACTCCTGATGGTGAACGCGCAGTTCTCCTCGACCTCGTTCCGCCTCGAACGGTCGGCGATCGCGGAAAACAACTTCCTCGGCAATGTGATCCTCGTGCCGCCCGGCTCGCGCGCCGGTGACAACTGCCTGCTCGCAACCAAGCTCATGCTGCCGGTCGATGGCGGCGTGCGGGAGAACACCGGCCTTCTCGGCTCGCCGGTGTTTGAGATTCCGCGCAGCGTCGGGACGGATAAGAACTTTTCCGAAGAATTCACGCCGCAGGAGCGCGCGGCCCTGCTGAGGAAGAAAAACCGCAACAATATCGCCAGCATGGCACTTTTTCTGATGTCACACTGGATATTCGGCCTTGCCGCAATGGCCTCGCTCTACTGGACGCTGAAGCTGTTTCCCATTTACGGCATTGCGGCTTTGGCCGGCGCCACGCTGTGCCTTCTTGTTTTCTCTATCTTTTTCTTTGCGCTGATGGAGTGGTCGAGCCTCGGCTTCCGCAAACTGCGCCCCAATCGCTGCACGATCCTGCACAAAGATTACTGGCAGATCGAGCATCACTGGAAGATGTCGGAAAACTTCCTAACCTTCCTGTTCCGCGGCACACCGTTCAAAAATCTCATCAGCCGCCTGCTCGGCACAAAGACCGGCCGCATGGTTTATGACGATGGTTGTGTGATGACGGAGCGAACTCTGGTCGAAGTCGGGGATTACTGCACCCTCAGTGAGTTCTCCATCGTCCAGGCGCATTCGATGGAAGACGGCATTTTCAAATCCGACATGATCCGCCTCGGCGCCGGGACGACGATCGGCACGAATTCGCTCGTCCATTACGGCGTGGCCACCGGCGAACAGGCGATTGTCGATTCCGACTGCTTCGTCATGAAGGGCGAGACGCTCGGTGAAAAGACGATCTGGCGCGGCAACCCCGCCATGCAGGTCTATCCGTCGTAAGCTCCTGCGAGGTTTTGGACCTCATGGTTCGAGACGCCGCTGCGCGGCTCCTCAGGATGAGGGACTGGCCCATCCTTCGAGACGGCCCGCTAAAGCGGACCTCCTCAGGATGAGGCGGTAAGGCAGGCGCCGCCCCGGCCTGGCCTCAACCGGCCGGGGCGGCTTTTTGGGTCCGCCGCTAGTGATGCAGGACGGCATTGACGGCCTTGCTGCGCCTGATCCCCAGCTCGTCCATTTCATGCCGGGTTAAAGACGGATGGCCGATTTCGGAGTCCGATGTACCTACCGCGGCGCCATAGACCGCGATATAGGTTTTGACCTTGCCGAGGACGCCGCCCAAAGGCGGGCCCCCATTGACGCGCCCGGCCTTGTGGCCGGCTTTGCCGATCGTCATTGCCTGAGCCATGAGATGCTCCCTGTTTCCGCATCCCCCACGCACACGATGCTCACGCCACAGTGAGTCGGCAGCAAGGCACGGGTGCGGGATGCCGCCATGACGTATGTGCAGGCATAAAAGAAGCGCAACGTGAGAAGATTCTTAAAGCGGAGCATTGAAGTCTTCGCACTCCGTTTCGATGCGCGTTGTTTCTGAGGCGGATAGAGCGCGACGGGGGAAAGACTAATCAAAATGAACTCAAAGCCCGCAGCGCTCACTTACGTGCAAGTGCGAAGGCACATCTGAATTCAGTTCAGGGGTGATTAGGGGAAATCAGGGCGATGGGCTTTGATGCCTCATCCTGAGGAGCCGCGCAGCGGCGTCTCGAAGGATGAGCGATGTGGCCCATCCTTCGAGACGGCCCGCTAAAGCAGGCCTCCTCAGGATGAGGCGGAGTTTGGCAGGTCCCCCTCACCTCGCTCGCTGAACTCGGATGTTTCCGAGTTCAGACTTTGAATGGCCAAATCGGGCAGGCCCGACTTGGCTCGGGAGAGGGAGAACGCACGTTTCCGCGCTGCGTCAGAAACTCACACCGGCACTTCGGCGTGCACCTGATCGAGCATTGCGAGAACCTCGGCCTTCACGCGGGCGAGCTCATCCGGATCGCGGGCGCGGATGACGAGATTGGTGTTGTGGCCGCGCTCATCCTGGAAGGGATAGGAGCCGATCGAGGTTTCGGGATGCCGCTTCTGGATTTCGCCGAGCGGCGTTCCGACATCGCCCTCCTTGGCATTGGCAAGGATCGTCTCGGACAGAACCTTCGGTCCCGTCTTCAGGCCGGGAGCGATCGCCGCGAACATGGACTGCATGATCTTCGGCACGCCGGCCATCACGAAGACATTGCCGATGCGAAAGCCCGGCGCGATGATGCCTTCGGCATAAAACAGCTCGCCGCCTTCGGGCACGCGCGCCATGCGCAGCCGCGCCTCATTCAGCCGGTCGGCGAAATGGATGCGCATATCGGCTTCGACCTTGGGGTGGATCGGCAGCTTGACGCCGAAGGCATTGGCCACGGCATCGGCGGTGATGTCGTCATGGGTCGGGCCGATGCCGCCGGTCGTGAACACATAGGTGTAGCGGGCGCGCAGCGCGTTCAGCGCCTCGATGATGGCGGGCTCCTCGTCGGCGACGACACGGATCTCTTTCAGATCGATGCCGAGCTCGGTCAGCCGCTCGGCGATGAAGCCGGCATTGATGTCCTTGGTGCGTCCGGAAAGGATTTCGTCGCCGATGAGAAGGACGGCGGCGGTGACAATGTCTGAAGCCATGGTGTTGATTTTGATCCTGTCCTTCCGGCGAGGCAAGCGGCGTTCCCTCGCCCGGAACCCTTGAGGGCCCAACCGGGTTTTACTCTAACCATCAGTAGTTTTCTCCGGGGAGGTCACCACACATGCCGGCAAAATCTGGCGCTCAACAAAAGGCTGCAGGCGCGGCGCTCGCCGCCAAACGCGGCAAGACGCCGAAATCCAAACTCAAGGGCGCTTCGAAGAGCATGGCGGCGTCCATGTCCGAAAAGCAGCTCGACGAACTGGCCTCGACCAAGCGCAAGGGCAAGCCCGAGCGCATCGGCGCCAAGTCGAAAGCCAAATCGACAGCCCGCCGCAAAGCGGGCCGCAAACCGGCGGCGCGGAAGTCGACGGCACGGAAGACAACTGCAAAGTCCGGCGCGGCCAAGAGCCGGACGGCATCAAAGACGACGCGCGCGGCGGCCAAGTCGCGGACCAAGACCCGCGCCAAGACGCCGAAGTCGAAGAGCACGTCCTCGCGCTCATCAGGCTCGAAGAAGAAAGGCCTCATCTCGCGGGTAAAGGGGATGTTCGGGTCATGAACGACAACGAACTGATCCGCCTGCGCGCCTATGAGATCTGGGCGCGCGAGGGCCAGCCTGAAGGCCGCGAGCTGGAGCACTGGCTCCAGGCGCGCCAGCAAATCCTCGGCACGCCGGCCGAACGGCGCGACGAAAACCGGCCGCCTGCCTCTAAGTCTCAGCAGACCGAGGAGCAGTCGAACGATGCCCCGCCGAGCGAAACCCCACCCGACCAGCCGAAAGGCGACGAGCTAAAAGAGAGCACGGAGCTGGGTTAGCAGCCACTCACCTTCAAAAGCTCTGAAAATGCAAAAGCCGGGATGAAACTCCCGGCTTTTTCTATGTCGTGAACTTTGAAACTAGATCTAGAATTTGGCCGCCGTACGTACCAATTTTATGAATCGCTTCTGCCGTATCCGCAGTACGTATCAAGTTGTTACTCAGAGCCTCCAACGCCTTACCTACTCCTTGGAGCTTCGTTGGACTCGGATCTTGAGTAGCCCCCTCAATTTCATCGATAACCCTACTTCTTGCTTCAGGGCTGCTTTCCAAAGCTTGCAGGGCATCACGGGCTGCTGCGAGTACTTCTTTAGCCACTCCGATCTGTGCGGCAGACAAAACGTTTCCGGTATTACCGTAGCTGACGGCCGAGCCACCAAAGGCCACCGCACTCGCTTGCAGCGTTCCTATTTGCAACGTCCCGATATGAACATCTTTGGTCATTGTGAAGAGGTCTCTTGCCAATACTTCTGCCTTACGCAGCTCCGGATAGAACTTGGTCCGAGCCGCCATCGCCAAAATCCTCCCGCGCGCGGGTGAATCTACCCCTGCGGCTTCGAAGATCTGACGGACAAGATTTTCATAATCCTTAGAGTGGTCGATCTGGCGCACCATATGATCCACCGTAAGAGCGGACACTTCGGCGTTGGCCTCTTTCAAATGCCATTCTGTTACGACCTTATCCAGGTTGGCATAATAAGTATCTCGAAGCCCCGTCGCTAAGCCTATCCGGGCTTCATCCGAGTGATCTGCGGACCCTCTAAGCACCATTTCATGCCGACGTTTACGGGGGCCGTTTTCGGAACCGAACAGCTGATAAACCCAAGCCCTAACGTTGGCCGGGCGTTCGTCCAGTCTTCTCAAATCGATCCCAATGTCTCTTGTAGAAAGCTTGGCATTCTCCACCACAGCCCAAACAGAGTATTGTGCAACGATGGAATCGTCGTGCTTCCCTAATGCTTTAACAATCGCGGAATTGCTATGCTTTGGGTGGAAGATGTTCTCCGGAGCTTTATCGAGCCCGACAGTTATCAAGGCAAGCTTGAGGATATCCGGAGAGGCGACATCAATATCGATCTTCGTACGTTTTAGATCGAGACTACTAGCCGAGGTATTTTGCAGCGCCGACAAAAGGATAAGATCCTGAGAGAACCTGTCCTTGTCGGTCAGGAGCTTGTAAGCACCTGGATTGTCCAGCTTAAAAAGCGCGGCGATCGCGGCACCGACTACATCGGCGTTATCAGAATAATTTTCCAACGCATCGAGAACGGCTCGTAAGCAGACATCCCGTCGCCCTATCCGAGCTATTGTGTTTAACGCCCAACGTTTAACCTTGTTATCGGCCGACGTTTGGATCAGTCCAACAACTGTATTTTCTATTCCAAAAAGGTCGGCGGCACTGAATCTTCCATCCCGCCGGTATAGTTCGCAAATGTACTGTAGCGCTCGTTTTGTTTGAAATGAGTCGCGGCTTTCAAGTTGATGCTTGAAGTACGAAACCTCAATATCTTCGATCACCCGAATAGCCATCAGAAATCAGCGGCACTCCCGCGCGCCGCAATTCGTAGTGAGATTGAAGAATCTTCTGCGACCACGGGTCGAAGTCGTCCAAGTCGTTGGGAACGGATGACAAATCCAGCCACTGCAGATTATTAAGAGACAACCGATGCTTGGTCGGCTCGTACCAATCGGGGCAATCAAATAGCACAACTGCAAGAAGAGTGTCATGGGAGTATTTTCCAGACACCCAAAGAAAAAACTTCAAAACAGCGCGCCGAAGACCGCGTTCGTTGTCTTCAGGAAAATCGAGATCGATCACGGCAGCCTCAATTCCACTTTCGAGAATACCCGAGCTGCCGCCGTCGAATAACGTTCTGTGGTGTTGCTGCACTAAATTTATGAAGCCTATAGTTCTCTTGTTTGTGAACTCATCTCGGTCATCTCGATACCGTCCACTTCTATACGAGAGCACGCAGTTGTCTCGACGAACA
Above is a window of Terrihabitans soli DNA encoding:
- the ectB gene encoding diaminobutyrate--2-oxoglutarate transaminase; the protein is MLDRARGTELVDVNGRRYLDFLAGAGSLNYGHNNPVLKSALIKYIERDGITHSLDLHTAAKERFIEAMWCAILKPRKLDYVIQFTGPTGTNAVEAAMKLARKITGRTNIITFTNGFHGVSLGALAATGNKHHRKASGVPLQGTTVMPYDGYLGANIDTVQYIERLLDDPSSGVDLPAAVILECVQGEGGLNVARAPWLRRLKAMCEARDILFIVDDIQAGCGRTGTFFSFEEAGIHPDIVTLSKSLSGYGLPMAVVLIKREFDVWKPGEHNGTFRGNNHAFVTAAAALEHYWQTSKFTDEIAAKGEHLRRRLQRMEGRFGPHIRDTRGRGMMRGITCVDPAKADEIGARAFADGLIIERCGPHDEVLKCLMPLTTPEAELDEGLDILEQAAETVFRVSKAFEARSPKGISANPAPARIAVIARSTGASASKSTGIVKPGKAAVTRASGKKSRGQNGQLSA
- a CDS encoding Pls/PosA family non-ribosomal peptide synthetase, with the translated sequence MSDIGGVLTCDTYDNRIRWKKGERLDRVFEQKCDELTEKHGKSFPAVLLESGPISYEELDARANRLARYLRKRGLKSGARVGIMLKQSAETYISMLAVMKLNAAYVPLDVSFPRDRIAIITEDAGVRFIISLAENSGSFEGIGLETVYVDEEAATIARCSPRRLSTAEKGPPREQLCYVIYTSGSTGKPKGVAVDHPSICNFVKVAAEVYGYCEGDRVYQGMTIAFDFSVEEIWVPLLAGATLVPGISKTALAGCDLADFLEKNRITAMCCVPTLLATINRDLPDLKLLLLSGEACPQDLVSRWYRPGRKLLNVYGPTEATVTATWTEVRPEKPVTIGVPLPTYQILILEENEEKLVPPGGTGEICIAGIGLARGYLNREDLTTKAFIPDFLKLENNPSKRLYRTGDLGRITDDGEIEYFGRIDTQVKIRGYRIELTEIESALMEVPEIAQAVVNPWSEDGGPLELVAYCTLQPGHARLDNERVSAQLKARLPRYMIPAYIEILPEIPLLPSHKADRKKLPPPCGPRFTATSAGDHVAAEGATETLISDALAGLLGVDKVSVEDHFFDTLGAHSLLMARLSSDIRTHLPGATVSMRDLYQNPTVRQIAALIDGQSSARVQAPAENFVHANVPSATNYYLCGAFQLIFFLGFIWANLEIVVWSFDFMLQSTDIVDMYLRAVALNVMLFFGYSALPVVAKWVVVGTWKEDTFPIWGAKYFRFWVVKTLMSFNPILLFRSTPLFNLYLRLLGARIGKNVVILSQSFPLCTDLIDIGDDTVLRNYSILTGYRAQAGYIDTGPVTIGKGAVVGEHSMVDIGASLGDGGRLAHASLLPAGASIPEGATFQGSPARQCQSRPAEAEPRKMTAVRKTLYVGFHLGSTLFWVFPVLPLTIYFFFPELFGQSLATVASRLPQFSPVIFGIILAATAGLMVALLIVALVRVWAIPRLLNLLLREGVTYPLYGLRYFAFRMMTAASNLDYFNTLFGDSSYIVHYLRLIGVDLSTVIQTGSNFGSFQRFDSPFLCKVGSGTMVSSTLLMVNAQFSSTSFRLERSAIAENNFLGNVILVPPGSRAGDNCLLATKLMLPVDGGVRENTGLLGSPVFEIPRSVGTDKNFSEEFTPQERAALLRKKNRNNIASMALFLMSHWIFGLAAMASLYWTLKLFPIYGIAALAGATLCLLVFSIFFFALMEWSSLGFRKLRPNRCTILHKDYWQIEHHWKMSENFLTFLFRGTPFKNLISRLLGTKTGRMVYDDGCVMTERTLVEVGDYCTLSEFSIVQAHSMEDGIFKSDMIRLGAGTTIGTNSLVHYGVATGEQAIVDSDCFVMKGETLGEKTIWRGNPAMQVYPS
- a CDS encoding competence/damage-inducible protein A produces the protein MASDIVTAAVLLIGDEILSGRTKDINAGFIAERLTELGIDLKEIRVVADEEPAIIEALNALRARYTYVFTTGGIGPTHDDITADAVANAFGVKLPIHPKVEADMRIHFADRLNEARLRMARVPEGGELFYAEGIIAPGFRIGNVFVMAGVPKIMQSMFAAIAPGLKTGPKVLSETILANAKEGDVGTPLGEIQKRHPETSIGSYPFQDERGHNTNLVIRARDPDELARVKAEVLAMLDQVHAEVPV
- a CDS encoding DUF2934 domain-containing protein, which gives rise to MNDNELIRLRAYEIWAREGQPEGRELEHWLQARQQILGTPAERRDENRPPASKSQQTEEQSNDAPPSETPPDQPKGDELKESTELG
- a CDS encoding HTH domain-containing protein, which encodes MNQYLEIAEKILSDERRPMSARAILRQAYATGIVPHHLHGQTQHKTLQARLSEDILERREKSLFFRTAPGQFFLRRFLDNKDIPIRHRTPMIARRRTRDLLKGKVLTASKRIFARNNEPIQIHDVLKHSAKFSYENQRELEEDSAPIWSFTVVRRDNCVLSYRSGRYRDDRDEFTNKRTIGFINLVQQHHRTLFDGGSSGILESGIEAAVIDLDFPEDNERGLRRAVLKFFLWVSGKYSHDTLLAVVLFDCPDWYEPTKHRLSLNNLQWLDLSSVPNDLDDFDPWSQKILQSHYELRRAGVPLISDGYSGDRRY